One window of the Microplitis demolitor isolate Queensland-Clemson2020A chromosome 10, iyMicDemo2.1a, whole genome shotgun sequence genome contains the following:
- the LOC106693963 gene encoding uncharacterized protein LOC106693963, whose product MAAEILNIQRQIIFDESIAHYEAHAHLPYASSTFNNSDEIRIAVQHQDLCLLPSKSTLHVYGKFTKSDGTAVSATTHMVNMTVCHMFEEILYELNGVEIDRNKNVGITSLVKGYTSLSPAQQNTLENSGWSLRYFDVSIPLSLLLGFAEDYHKVVINAKHELILIRSNADLNAYVVATPAAGAHAEAVKIMLQKIEWIVPYVTMADKQKIEALNYITRDPAISISFRAWELYEYPLLPNTSKHIWAVKTSTQLEKPRFVILGFQTARKNDAVKNVSVFDHCNIRDIKLFLNSQSYPNGNLNLNIANNQYALLYDMYINFQISYYNKEPEPLLTKKKFLEQAPLYVIDCSKQNESIKSGPVDVRLEFESTNRFSAQTSAYCLIIQDRMVEYNPIRSIVRKLI is encoded by the coding sequence ATGGCGGCagaaatcttaaatattcaacgacaaatcatttttgatgagTCGATTGCACACTATGAAGCACATGCTCATCTCCCgtatgcttcatcaacattcAACAACAGCGATGAAATAAGAATTGCTGTTCAACATCAAGATTTATGTCTACTTCCAAGTAAAAGTACACTGCATGTGTACGGAAAATTCACAAAGTCTGATGGTACAGCTGTAAGTGCAACTACTCACATGGTAAATATGACAGTATGCCATATGTTTGAAGAAATACTCTACGAGCTCAATGGTGTTGAGATTGATCGTAACAAAAATGTTGGCATCACAAGTCTCGTGAAAGGATATACATCACTGAGTCCAGCTCAACAAAATACACTCGAGAACTCAGGCTGGAGTTTACGCTACTTTGATGTATCTATACCACTGAGTCTTTTGCTAGGATTTGCTGAAGATTACCataaagttgtcatcaatGCAAAGcatgaattgattttaataagatCAAATGCTGATTTGAATGCCTACGTTGTGGCTACACCTGCTGCTGGAGCTCATGCTGAAGCTGTTAAAATTATGctgcaaaaaatcgagtgGATTGTACCATATGTGACTATggctgataaacaaaaaattgaagctttgaATTATATTACACGTGATCCAgctatctcaatcagtttccgAGCTTGGGAACTGTACGAATATCCACTATTACCTAATACTTCGAAGCACATTTGGGCAGTTAAGACATCTACACAGCTCGAGAAACCACGTTTTGTAATCCTTGGATTTCAAacagcaagaaaaaatgatgcaGTTAAAAATGTCAGCGTATTTGATCACTGCAACAtcagagatataaaattatttttaaactctcagAGTTATCCTAATGGGAATTTAAACCTCAACATTGCGAACAATCAATATGCTCTGTTGtatgatatgtatataaatttccaaatttcataCTACAACAAAGAACCTGAGCCACTGTTGacgaagaagaaatttttggaacaagCACCACTGTATGTTATCGATTGCTCGAAACAAAACGAATCGATAAAATCTGGACCAGTGGACGTTCGTCTGGAATTTGAATCTACAAATCGATTTTCTGCGCAGACATCAGCTTATTGCCTTATTATACAAGATCGCATGGTCGAGTATAATCCTATACGCAGCATCGTACGAAAACTAATATGA
- the LOC103576096 gene encoding uncharacterized protein LOC103576096 gives MLAKELEDAADKVENNFTFDEMIQQINSDQARVFEKIKNGVQLNDTKVKLYVSGEGGTGKSFLIKVIKRWIKGKINQETIVTAPTGIAAFNINGLTVHRVFQLPVEHGFTLRYTQLSDGALKMLRDQLKDVVLIIIDEISMISNITLLYIHLRLVEIFNVDEWFGGKHIVVFGDLLQLPPVHEDPTYKTLSSSDVEKFFGSLSCSNVWTNLFCYDELRINMRQKADKAYAELLSRVRIGAITADDIKLLEQRKISFDSSLSYHNRLNEICKYINKLPLDTVCLLPTCKQCDLINSVMLEKISSKVTILNTHDHIDCSKFLEKKAFDSLSRMEDASRSAGLAKVIKIKIGAKVMLRRNIDVTLGLVNGAIGIVKSVSKSVECNTIQSMNIDLGTGKEYNIEKIKVKFQILDKAFVIRDQFPLCLSSAVTIYKSQGLSLNNAIINAGNTIFNVGQSYVAFSRVTKLEGLHLINFDPHSIKANSALIEEYNRSRKFYRSDLPAIPISGKRWSKVWDLIWGIEDYSILNEREAIEKISCVDLLSINGIENSDGISSGINSIMQCILHNKKIRSSMQSVR, from the coding sequence ATGCTAGCTAAAGAATTGGAAGATGCTGCGGATAAGGTAGAAAACAATTTTACCTTTGACGAAATGATACAACAGATAAATTCCGATCAAGCAagagttttcgaaaaaataaagaatggAGTTCAATTGAACGATACAAAAGtgaaattatatgtaagtggAGAAGGTGGGACTGGAAAAAGTTTTcttattaaagtaattaaacgttggattaaaggaaaaattaatcaagaaACAATTGTGACAGCTCCAACAGGTATTGcagcttttaatattaatggtCTTACAGTACATCGAGTATTTCAATTGCCTGTTGAACATGGTTTTACACTACGTTATACACAGCTATCGGATGGCGCTCTAAAAATGTTGAGAGATCAACTAAAAGAtgttgttttaattataattgacgAAATATCAATGATATCTAATATcactttattatatatacatctgAGATTAGTTGAAATATTCAATGTTGATGAGTGGTTTGGTGGAAAACACATTGTTGTCTTTGGTGACTTACTTCAACTTCCTCCTGTGCATGAGGACCCAACGTACAAGACGTTATCATCTTCCGATGTAGAAAAGTTTTTTGGGTCCCTGAGTTGTAGTAATGTATGGACCAACTTATTCTGCTATGATGAGTTAAGGATTAATATGCGTCAAAAAGCAGATAAAGCTTATGCTGAATTATTATCTCGAGTACGTATCGGTGCAATAACTGCtgatgatataaaattattagaacaaagaaaaattagttttgaTTCTTCATTATCATATCACAATAGATTGAATGAAATATGTAAGTACATTAATAAGTTACCATTAGATACAGTTTGCTTATTACCTACATGTAAACAATGCGACTTGATAAATTCAGTAATGTTGGAGAAAATTTCTTCTAAAGTTACCATACTCAATACTCACGATCATATAGATTGTTCTAAGTTTTTAGAGAAAAAAGCATTTGACAGTTTAAGTAGAATGGAAGATGCAAGCCGAAGTGCTGGGCTtgcaaaagtaattaaaattaaaataggtGCAAAAGTTATGCTAAGACGTAATATTGATGTTACGCTTGGTCTTGTCAATGGGGCAATTGGCATTGTAAAATCTGTTTCAAAATCAGTTGAGTGCAATACTATACAATCTATGAATATTGATCTAGGAACAGGTAAAgaatataatattgaaaaaatcaaagtcaaatttcaaattttggacAAAGCTTTTGTTATAAGAGACCAGTTTCCATTATGTCTTAGTTCTGCTGTCACTATCTATAAAAGTCAAGGTTTGAGTTTAAACAATGCCATTATTAATGCAGGAAATACAATTTTCAATGTTGGTCAATCCTACGTTGCTTTTTCGCGGGTAACAAAATTGGAAGGATTGcatttgattaattttgatCCACACTCTATTAAAGCAAATTCAGCATTGATTGAAGAATATAATCGCTCAAGAAAGTTTTATAGATCTGACCTTCCAGCAATCCCAATTTCAGGAAAACGTTGGTCTAAAGTATGGGACTTAATTTGGGGAATTGAGGATTATTCCATTCTAAATGAACGAGAagctattgaaaaaatttcatgtgtAGATTTATTATCCATTAATGGCATTGAAAACTCTGATGGTATTTCTAGTGGTATAAATTCTATAATGCAATGTATTCTCCACAATAAGAAAATAAGATCATCAATGCAAAGTGTAAGATAA